The DNA segment CGCGGTCCTCGCGGTCCGAGTCGTGCTCAGCCACCTGTGGTCGTCCCTTCCCTGCCGAGACCGGGCTCCTTGACGGCGCCGGGTGCGAGCCGGCCGATGAACGCGGTGCTCTCCCGGAAGATCCGCTCCGCGTCGTGGTCCAACGTCGCCACGTGGTAGCTCTGTTCCAGCAGGACCTCCGTCACGTCGAGCGACGAGACGCGGCCGAGGATCCGGGCCGAGTCGGCGGGCGGCACCACATGGTCCTGCGGACTGCGCAGAAGCAGCAGCGGCTGGGTGACCTGGGGAAGCTCGCCGTCGAGCATGCGCAGGAAGGTACGCAGGGAGTGGGCCGCGTGCAGCGGCACCCGGTCGTAGCCCAGCTCCTCGACCGACGGCTTGGCGATGTCGCTCGCGATGCCCTTCGTCGCCGGGACGAGATGACGGAGCACCGGGAGGGCGTGCGCGGCCACACCGTGCACCCGGTTCGCCGGGTTGACGACCATGACCCCGCTCACCGCGTCGCCGTGCCGCGCGGCCAGGCGCAGGGCCAGCGCGCCGCCCATGGACAGACCGGCCACGAACACGCGTGAGCAGCGGTCCCGCAGCAGGCGCAGTTCGCGGTCCACCTCCGCGTACCAGTCCTGCCAGCCGGTGGCCCGCAGGTCCTCCCAGCGGGTGCCGTGCCCCGGGAGCAGGGGCAGCGAGACGGTCAGGCCGTGCTCGGCGAAATGCTCCGCCCACGGGCGCAGCGACTGAGGCGAACCGGTGAAGCCGTGGCAGAGGAGGACAGCGGCCTCCCCGCCCTCACGGCGATACGGCTCGGCTCCGGTCAGGAGCGGCACTTTCGGCCTCCCGGTCGTAAGAGTCGTCGAAGTCGTCGAAGCCGTCGAAGTCGTGGACGTCGTGGAAAGGGTCGAGGAAGTCGACGGGCTGCAGACGGGTTGCAGGACCTTCACCGTACGCGACCGCACTGACACCGACCAGGGCCGTCGGAGCCATTGACGGTGCTCCGGGTTAGGGTCTGTGCCACACGCACAGGAAGGCACTCGGGTGTTGTACGGCGCGATGAAGGTCACCGTCGGAGGGTCGCTGAAGCTTGCCTTCAGACCCTGGGTGGAGGGCCTGGAGCACGTCCCCGCGGAAGGGCCCGCCATCCTGGCCAGCAACCACCTGTCGTTCTCCGACTCCTTCTTCCTGCCGGCCGTCCTCGACCGCAAGATCACCTTCATAGCCAAGGCCGAGTACTTCACCACACCGGGGGTGAAGGGCCGGCTGACGGCCGCCTTCTTCAGGGGCGCGGGCCAGCTCCCGGTGGACCGCTCCGGCGCGCGCGGTGCCGGTGAGGCGGCGATCAGGAGCGGCATGGAGGTCCTCGGACGAGGCGAGCTGTTCGGCCTCTACCCCGAGGGTACGCGCTCGCCCGACGGCCGTCTCTACCGCGGCAAGCCGGGCGGCCTCGCGCGCGTGGCCCTCGCCACCGGCGCGCCCGTGCTCCCGGTCGCCATGATCGACACGGAGAAGGTCCAGCCGCCGGGAAAGGTCGTCCCGAAGTTGGTCCGGCCCGGCATACGCATCGGCAAGCCGCTGGAGTTCAGCCGCTACGAGGGCGTGGGGCACGACCGTTTCGTACTCCGTGCGGTGACCGACGAGGTCATGTACGAGATCATGAAGCTCTCCGGCCAGGAGTACGTGGACATGTACGCGACCGCCATGAAGCGGCAGCTCATGGAGGCGGCGAAGGCCGAGAAGGAGGCGGAGAAGGCCGCGAAGGCCGGGCTCTCCCGCGCCGGGAAGGCGGAGGAGGAGGCAGAGCGGGAACAGGCTGCCGAGCAGCGGTGGTCCGCCCCCTAAGCGTGTGGACGGGGGCGGGCCCGGGGCGAAGGTGGGGAGGACATGCCCAGGCGCGAGAGAGTCACGAGGATATCGGTCGAGCAGCCGCTGTGGCGCGCGCTCGCCGGGTACCGGGTCCTCGCCACGGGGTACGCGATCGGCCTGTTCGCCACCGCCTACGAGCGGTTCGAGCGTCCCTGGCTGGCCGTGGCCTACTTCGCCCTGCTGGCCGTGTGGACACTGGCCACCCTGCCCCGGGTCGCGAACGCCGACGGCTGCACCAAGCGCTTCCTCGCCGCCGACCTGACCGTCGCGCTCGCCGGCATCCTGCTCACCCCCGTCGCCGACGACCCGGCGCGGGTCGAGGCCGGCGGTCCGACGATGCCGTCGATATGGACCGCGGGCGCGGTGCTCGCCTTCGCGATCAAGGGTGGCTGGCGCTGGGCCGCCCTCGCTTCCACCCTGGTCGCCGTCGCCAACCTGATCGAGCGCGGCGGCCCCGCCCGGGACACCGTGCACAACGTGATCCTCGTCTGGGTCGCGTCCATCGCCATCGGCTACGTCGTCGAGGTCGCCCGCGCCTCCGAGCGCACCCTCGCCCGCGCCCTGGAGATCGAGGCC comes from the Streptomyces sp. KMM 9044 genome and includes:
- a CDS encoding lysophospholipid acyltransferase family protein, yielding MKVTVGGSLKLAFRPWVEGLEHVPAEGPAILASNHLSFSDSFFLPAVLDRKITFIAKAEYFTTPGVKGRLTAAFFRGAGQLPVDRSGARGAGEAAIRSGMEVLGRGELFGLYPEGTRSPDGRLYRGKPGGLARVALATGAPVLPVAMIDTEKVQPPGKVVPKLVRPGIRIGKPLEFSRYEGVGHDRFVLRAVTDEVMYEIMKLSGQEYVDMYATAMKRQLMEAAKAEKEAEKAAKAGLSRAGKAEEEAEREQAAEQRWSAP
- a CDS encoding alpha/beta hydrolase, which codes for MPLLTGAEPYRREGGEAAVLLCHGFTGSPQSLRPWAEHFAEHGLTVSLPLLPGHGTRWEDLRATGWQDWYAEVDRELRLLRDRCSRVFVAGLSMGGALALRLAARHGDAVSGVMVVNPANRVHGVAAHALPVLRHLVPATKGIASDIAKPSVEELGYDRVPLHAAHSLRTFLRMLDGELPQVTQPLLLLRSPQDHVVPPADSARILGRVSSLDVTEVLLEQSYHVATLDHDAERIFRESTAFIGRLAPGAVKEPGLGREGTTTGG